ATGGCGTGATTGGAGTTCTTCCCCATCCCGGTGCTGGGGGGGCCGGTTTTAGGAGCAAGAACTGCAAGAGGGAGCAAAACCCCACTCGTGGCCGCGCTGCGCGGTGCTAATTAGTAAATAAACGGGATcgacaccccccaccccccccccggggattAACGGGAGCCTGAACCATCCCCACGCCCGCGGGCAGGTCTCCCGTGGGTGGGGGGGACAAGCGTGGGTTCTCAGCCCCgtggaaggagagggaggtgcgggggcggcggggatGGTGTgtgtcccgtcccgtcccgtgTCCCCCGCCCCATCCCCGGCCCACGCCCGTTAATACCGGCGGACCCCGCAAGGGTTAACGGCGCGACCTCCGGGCCATAGAgaggcggcgggagcggcgcgGGGCGGAGCCGCTCTAGGCGGCCGGGAGGGGCGTGGCGTGGCTGAGCCGTACCGGAAGCGGAAGTGGCGGTGCTGGGCCGGTGGGACCGGGCCGCAGCCGCCGAGCACGGCGCGGAGGacgggggcagcggggaggggggggcgcgGAGGGACGGTGAGCCCGCGGGGTGCGGAACGGGGCCGGGGGTGCTCggcgggggaagggggaagagagggagggatggCGTGGGGCCCGGGCCCCGGGGTCGTTACATCGCGTCTCGGGCGCGGGCGGCGGTGCCTCGGTGGGAGCGGTTTGGTGAGGGGCAGCGGGGAAATAACCCGCCCGTGGCCGAGGGGAGGCCTCCAGCTTAAAATCGTTGGGGTTGGCGGAGCTCCGGTCCTGACGGCTCGGCCCGCGGCCGTTAGCCGCCCAGCCGGGGGTGGTGTCCGTGGGTCGGGAGCGAAACGCGGGTGGGCTGAGCGGGCGGCTGCGTTGTGTCCGCAGATGCATCACTGTAAGCGGTACCGGTCCCCGGAGCAGGAGAGCTACCTGGATCACCggtggaagaggaagagatCTCGCAGCAGAGACTACGAGGGGAGGCTGCGATACCCGGCCCGGAGGGATCTCTCGAGGAGATCGCGATCGAGAAGGTGGGAGCGGGTTTGGGGAGGGTTAGCTGAGAAACCCACCGCCCCGATTCGGGCGGCGGTTCAGAGCGAGCGCCGAGGCGGTGGCAGCTTTCATTTCCTGACGGCGGATCGGCCTTAAACCTCTAAATCCCGGGGCCGGGAGGAAAGGGTTTAATTGCCTGCGCCTTCCCTAACGGGTTTCGGCCTCTGTAGCTAAGCAAAAGTTCTTCCCAAAGCGGCGTCTTCACCGTTAACGCGGGAGAAGAGTTTCCAGTTAACGCTGGAATCGCGTTTCCCAGTTCTAATGCATTAAAATCTTTCCCGACAGCCCCTTTCCTTCCGAAATCATTacaaatcagattttaaattaacagtGCTTTTCCCTCCCCTACGCCGTCGGAAAGGATCTGAGCATCGCTAACTGATCTTTCCCGCCTCGGCTCTGGATTTTACCTTTGATCCTCTCTTTGTTCAGCGTTTCCACGGGGACAATTAGGTGCTGGAAACGAGGTGGACGAGGCCTTCGCTTAATGGGAGCTGCGGCGAGGGTTCCGGAACAGAGGCGGGAGCCGTGTGCTGACACGTCGACCGAAATAAGCTGCCGGTCCTCGCTGGTAccggagctggggctgttccGCAGGTTGAACAGGGCAGGTGCAGTCAGAAGGGAGCTGAGTTCAGCTTTAAATTCCTGAAACGTTCCTACAGCTTAATTTCTCTCCCAAGCCTGGCTTTTGTTCGCTTGAAGGAACCGGGTTGTGAAATACAGCTGACGCACACGATGGCCTTTTCCGTTCTTTCACCCGACGTAGGACGGATTGGGATGAAAACGGGCTTTCGCCCGGTGAAAACCACCTCGCCCCGTTAGTCTCAGACCGTCAGCCTCTCGCGGGTTCGCTGGGCTCTGGATTTGAGGAGATTGTTTTGGCAACGATTAGCGCTCTCGCTGACGCGGGGACGCAGAAATAACAGAGAGGCGCAAACAACAAAAGTTCCTGTTTCCGGACTGAAGCAGCTGCGGCGAGGTCTCGGTTGGAGAAGCCGTTGCTCTCGGTGTCGGCTAGGTGACATCATCGACCTGGCCCCGGCGTGTGCCCAGAGCGTTGCTGTTTATGGTTTTTATTCCTGCATCGCGACGTCTTCTACCTAAAACGCGGCTTCTCGCTCAACGAcgtggggcagggagagctgctctCGTCGTTAATGTGCGCACGCGGTACCTAACGCTGCCTGTGCGACCCCAGGTGATGAATACTCGCGCAGGGGAGCGTTGTCTGATGTCTTGTGGCCCTTCCCGGGGCAGAAATTGAGCTTGGCCGATTCCCTTGCGTGTGGTTGTCACTAGAGGCGTGGGAGCTTGACTATACCGCGGAGACCAAGTTTTCCTTCTGGCTCTTGTTAACGATCTGAGCTGGCGCGCGCGTGTACAGCGAAGGCTCGGTGTTTAGGGGACTCCAGTCCCCGCTGGGGTGGTGACTGGGGCATCACTGCTGCCTTCAGACCTCGTTTGCTCAAGAACTAATGAGACACCTTCCTGAGGGAGAAGGAACGATGTTAGAAAAACACTTGCGGAGGTGGCCTAGATGAGGCAGGCAGCTCAGATCCAGCTCTGAGCTCTGGTTTGCCCTCCCCGGCTCCTTGAAAGGCGAGGTTGCCACGCCGTTTTCTCTTGTGAACCTTCTCGAGGTTCTTATCCGAGAGACTCGGCTGGGAAAGATCAGTGTTTGAGCCGCAGCGGAGGGGCGGTTTGAAGCTAGGACGCTTACTGTTGTTTCCCTGCCACCAGGCAGCGGGAGCAAGAGCGCTTTGTTTCAGCGGGATTCTGCCTTTCGTGCTGTTCCAGGCTTATAAACGCGTTTTTGTTTGTGCTGCAGCCATGACAGGATGCCTTATCACAGGAGATACAGACGGGACAGCGACGCCTACAGATTTGAAGACCGAAGCCCGTCTTTCGGAGAGGACTATTACTCGACCCGCTCGCGAAACTGGCGGCGATCcagaggcagagagcagcaccGTCCCAAGAAACATCAGCACCACTGCCGGAAACGCAGGACCAGGTCTTGTAGCAGTGCCTCCTCGGTGAGTAGCATCCAGAACGAGTTCAGGATTGTTCAGGGTTTTAATTGTTCTTCCCTCCTTTCAGCTCTGAACACTCTGGGTGAGTACCTCTGATcccctattttattttttttggtgtttgttttcattacGTGGAACGTATAGTCCAAAAATCTGTGTCTTGTTAAGCGGGAAGCGCTTGTAGCCCTTGGTTCTTACTAGTCCAGCCCCTGCAGCCTTAATACGTGAGGAAATTAAGCTGGATTCTTTACGGCCGGGGAGGGGATCAGGGAAAGCTTCCAATGGCGCACGCGTGATAGGGCGAGCCTTGGCCGCGGGCCAGCCCGGCTGCTGGGGATCCGTCATCGTTCAGGTTTACACACGGCCAGGGCTTCGCTTCCGCGTCCTGCCGCTGGTTTTAGGGTGGTTTTGGTAGGCGGCGGCGGTACGGAGCGCTCCCGTGAAGGCACGATGGGATGGATGGGCCTGGTTCTCCCCGAGTTGTTAGCCCTGTGGCTATTAGCCCCCGTCCCGCCGTACTTAGGGAAGGGCTACGCGCATGTCCTCTTTGCCTGTTTCCACATGAGTGTCTGTCTTtggatttcagtttctttgaaaacttcCCCGTTTTTCCACCCTGAAACCTAGTATTCCTCTGAAGGATTAACGGGGAATATTTGGCTCTGGGCAGGGAGGCTGGTCCCGGGACCAGGAATACCCTGGAAGTGTTGTGAGGTATCAGGCCACGTGTCTCTGCTTCACTGCCTCTCTCCCGTCAGGAACCTTCCCATCTTTCACAAATTTGttgcttttaaacattattACAATTAAATGACCGAGTCCCGACCCCTGCAGTTGAAGTTGGATATCTGCATGGCTGGGAACTTCTGACGGTCTgttgctttcctccttttatttctttccagttgcctttttttaattttactttccGAAAGAGCCAGGGTTATGCCAAAAACTCTACAGTGCGGTTTGCTTGTGCGTGCGTGCGGTGATGACAGCGTGTGGGTTTGGGCTGGCGCGATCTAAATCCTTTGAATTCTCACGGCTGTCTCAACTGTCCTCTTTACCTTCCCTCCCTTTCAGCTGATCTTTTGGGGTGTGAGTGTAGCTCGCTATTTTGGACTAGCTGGGGAGGGCGAGGGGCAACCGAAGTCCGATAGAAGCTCGGGCGTGGAAATGCAGAGCTTTGTATTAATTTCTTTGGTTGTAGAGGTTGTGACTATTTTTTAAGgctaaataggaaaaaaagatcaggaATTAGGGCAGCTTGCTTTGTGGAGCCCGGGTCCTTTTGGGAACGTTCGGCTGGTTTTCCAGTAGAAGCTAGCAGTAGCAGGAGTGAACGCGACCTCATACCGTTAGCGGACACCTGAAGCGGAACGAAACGCTCCCTGGGGGATTAATTTAACTGTCCCGATTCCTAAAGTTCTCTCAGGCTTAAAACCGCGTCCTAAGGCCGATACGCAACACCGGGTCTGTTTTGCAGCCAGGCGAGCGTGTGGATTTAAGATCGGCGTGGTAGTTGGCTCTGTCAAGAGGGGAAGGGCTGGTTCGTAGCCGGGGACGGACACGGCTCTGGCGATCTGTTAACCGAGGTAGAAAAGAGCAGGCTACGCAGAGGGAGAACTGCTACGCTGGCTTCTACTGGACAGCTTGTCCAAACTGACAGCTCGTATTCCCTTCGTCACGTTTGCCAGCGGAGAAAATGACATTGTTCTGGCAAAGCCCTCCTTCTTCTCGCGCCTCTGGCGGCATCCTCCGGTGCCGCGGAGGAAGCCGCTTCTCTTTGGGGAACGGCGGTGCCGTGCCGAGCCGCCTTAACCCTGGagcttcccagctgctgcttcccttcAGAGAAGAGGGGGGAATTTTCCTGCCTAAGAGGCGGCGGCACCAGAAGCCGTAGCCAATGagttgtggttggttttttggtttttttgtttttttttttttcttttcttcacataCCTGTAGCTGTTgattacttttctgttttgaagttaGTTTGTGTCTTGACGTGTCCCTTGCAATATCCCTATCGTTATATATGCTGTGTGCCTTATGAAATGCTGGGATCTGGAAAATCCAACCACCGACGCACCGTCATCTTCACCTTTGAATGACAACACAATCCTGCCGCTCGGTCGTATGCCGTTTCGGGGGGCGGTGTGTACAGAGAAGCCAACAGAGCAGTAAGCGCAGCAGGAGCGTGGAAGATGACAAGGAAGGCCACCTGGTGTGCAGGATCGGCGATTGGCTTCAAGAGCGATGTACAGCCACCTTTCGTAAAACTTTACCTCTCTACTTTCTATCCCCGTGTTAGACGAGATCTCTCGTATTGTACTCGAGGGGTCTCTAGTGTTTTATTGCTTATAAATGGACTGACCAGTAAATTGCCTGAGGCAGACAATAGACACTTGAGTTTTAAAGAGCGTAGCAGCgagagacacttttttttttttttttttttttgctttgacgTTTTATTGCTGTGAAATTGCAGGACCTCAGCTCCGGCCAAGCCCCTGAAGTTCACATCCactcctgttttctctcctaGATGAAATTGTCGGCAGCCTGGGTGAAGGCACTTTTGGCAAAGTGGTGGAATGCGTGGACCACGCCAGGTAAGCgtctttcccttcttccccataACTCCTCTGTCCCTTGTCTCACGGGCAGGATTAACGCTGCTGGTTTCACCTGGGGCTCCGCTGGACCAAACTGTTGTCGCCTTCCTTGCTTGTCGCAATGgtagaaattatttctcagaGCGAATGGAAAGGGTTCACGCCTCAGTCCCCCGAGTTTGCAGGCCGAGGGAGGCAGGGGAGTTTGTCCAGTGGCTGAGGCTGTTCTACTGTAGTGAACTCTGAGGGAAAGCGACCTCTTAATCTGCCTCTacgtctcttttttttcctctttttttttttttcatattttaagttCTCCTGTGATTACACTTGACCCCTGTCTCTTCCTGACCTTTTGTCTGGCTCCGAGCCACAGGGTCAGCTTAGTAGAGGAGCCGCTGAGATCTCCTGCCTCCTCAGAAATCTCTCTGGCACGGttgggagaggggaggtggctgctggagggacagTGACCTTAGGGACTGCTGAGTCAAGAAAGGGCGcgctcccagagctggctgcgGCTCTCTTTGGAACATTACCCAGTAAATAGCCTCTTAATGCATGAAAAACTGACTGGAGTAACTGGGACCTGCTCTTGCTGTGGACTGTAAATAAGCTTATTTCTCCGATTccatccttttctctcttcccttacAGAGGCAAATCTCAGGTGGCGctgaaaatcataaaaaatgttGGAAAGTACCGAGAAGCAGCCAGGCTGGAAATTAAcgtcctgaaaaaaatcaaagagaagGACAAGGAGAACAAATTGTAAGTTCCTACAAGACTGCGGGGCAGTCAGTACTCCGTCCTTAGAGACAAGTAGTCTGCTTGGGCGACGGCCAAAGAACTAGAATACCTGCTACTCGCCTCCTGCGTGGGGGGGAACCCGTCTCAGTCCTCTGTGTTTTGGAAGAAGAGAGTCTGTCTCTAGTTCTACTGAACACTTGTTTACTTAAAACTCTTAACAGCTGACGTGCCAGGTCATAGTGGGGAAAAATTAACGAAAAGTTTTCTAACCACCAGAGCTTTTGCTCACTGACCACTTCTGAAGTAGCCAGAGGAGAAGGACTGTTGTGTCGCGTCCCTGGATGACAATTAATCCTCTCATCTTTCTCTCCGCCCAGCTTGTGCGTCCTGATGTCAGACTGGTTCAACTTCCATGGCCACATGTGCATTGCCTTCGAGCTTCTGGGCAAGAACACTTTCGAGTTCCTGAAGGAGAATAACTTCCAGCCATACCCTCTCCCTCAGATCCGGCACATGGCCTACCAGCTCTGCCATGCCTTGAGATGTAAGCCTGGCTGGGCGACAGTGTCTCACTGGAAAGGGGCTGGGAGGAAGCTGAGGAAGGGTTGGCTTGACACTTTGATGGGCAGACTTGGATGGATgcttctttatatatatttttatatatatatttttttttattttttttttcctctctcctcttcacGACCTGTGCAGTTTTACATGACAACCAGCTGACTCACACTGACCTCAAGCCAGAAAACATCTTGTTTGTCAACTCGGATTTTGACACTCTGTACAACGAGAAGAAGGTGGGTTACGTCCAAAAGAGAGGTAAATAGATGAGGAACAGCCTGcctttctctccctgttctgTACACTTGGTGGGAATACACGGGAATTAGggcctcttctttctcctttgtcttcTGAAAGCCTTAAGACTGCTTCGGTGGCTCCAGTCCGTGAAGCAGAGTGTTC
This is a stretch of genomic DNA from Balearica regulorum gibbericeps isolate bBalReg1 chromosome 12, bBalReg1.pri, whole genome shotgun sequence. It encodes these proteins:
- the CLK3 gene encoding dual specificity protein kinase CLK3 isoform X1 yields the protein MHHCKRYRSPEQESYLDHRWKRKRSRSRDYEGRLRYPARRDLSRRSRSRSHDRMPYHRRYRRDSDAYRFEDRSPSFGEDYYSTRSRNWRRSRGREQHRPKKHQHHCRKRRTRSCSSASSRSQQSSKRSRSVEDDKEGHLVCRIGDWLQERYEIVGSLGEGTFGKVVECVDHARGKSQVALKIIKNVGKYREAARLEINVLKKIKEKDKENKFLCVLMSDWFNFHGHMCIAFELLGKNTFEFLKENNFQPYPLPQIRHMAYQLCHALRFLHDNQLTHTDLKPENILFVNSDFDTLYNEKKSCEEKSIRNTSIRVADFGSATFDHEHHTTIVATRHYRPPEVILELGWAQPCDVWSTGCILFEYYRGFTLFQTHENREHLVMMEKILGPIPSHMIHKTRKQKYFHNGNLVWDENTSDGRYVQENCKPLRTYMLHDSLEHAQLFDLMRRMLEFDPSRRITFSEALLHPFFAGLSAEERMLCGRGRDLSR